CGTTCCACTGGGGCGTCGAGAAGGAGTACTACCCGACCTCCCGTCAGGTGCGCGACGGTCGTGCCGCAATTGATGCGGGTGCTGACGTTGTGCTGTCCCATCACCCCCATCGCATCCAGGGTGTCGAGTACTACAAGGGGCGCCTGATCGCCTACTCGCTCGCCAACTTCGTGTTCTCGCCGGGAAGTGAGGGTGGGCGTGACACGATGATTCTGCACGCGACGCTCACTCCTAAGGGCGTGGTGCGCGCCACGGCCGAGCCCATCTACATCGGCGCTTACGGCAAGCCCGTTCCCGCGAAGGGCGCTACGGCGGATCGCATCATCGGCATCATCAAGCGGACCTCAGCCGCGCGTGGCACGCGCGTCGCGGTTTCGGGCACCACGGTTCGTCTGGCGCCACGCTAGCCGCCTGAAGCACGAACGGCGCGGTAGTTGCTCCCCGAAGACCACGCCGCGACTGGCGGCTGCCCCTACCGGCATAGGAGCACAGGCGATGAGCGTATGCCCCAAGGGCGCTTCGTGCGCCTTCTTCACCACAATCGAACCGAGCCTCGTCAAGCGGGTCAAGTACGCATCGGCGTACCCGTACTGCAAGGGTGGTCGTCACGCGGAGTGCTCGCTGTGGGCGCTCATGGCTGAGGGCCGCTCTGTGCCGATGGACCTGCTGCCTGACGGCTCTATCTCCGACTACCGCGCTTCCGGCCTACATGGTGCTCAGCCCCGCGGCGATGTGGGGGAGCGCTTCCTCGTCGTCGACGACTCCCCGGTGTTCGCTACGTTGGCCGCCAACTCCCTCAGGCAGTCGTATCCGGGGGCATCGGTCGTCGAGTGTCACTCGTTCATCGAAGCGGAGCCGTTGCTGAAGCAGGGGGGCCTCAGGCTGGTCGTCAGCGGCAATGGTCTGGGTGACGGCTATTCGGCGCTCGACGTTCGGCGCAACACCTCCGCGCCGATCGTGCTGTTCACGAGCGACGTTCCGTCTGAAGCGGACACGCCCGCTAACTCGCAGGTCGTCCTGAGGGCGGCCGGGCCTGCGATGCTACGGCAGGCAACGGACGCGCTCCTCGGGCTCTAGACGCACGGGGCTCGCGCCATCGCGAGGATTCTAGGAAGTGACGGCCAGCAGCCAGCCGCCCAGTCCCACCAGCAAGGCAGCCAGGAGCGCCGCGTATACCCACGCCTCCAGGTACCCTTTGCGCAACCTTTCGTACAGGCGGGCATTCTCCACGGCGACGGCGATGTGATTGCCCAGGGCTACCCCCAGCTCGAGATCGGCGGCCGTGAAGTGGCCGCCCCGCTTGTTGATGATCTCGAGCACACCGACCGGTTCGCCGTGACACGAAAGGGGGATGGCTAGCATGGTGCGCGTGACGTAGCCCGTGTCGGTGTCAGCAAGGCCAAGGTGGCGGGCGTCGGCCTGAACGTCGGCGATGATCTCGGGTGTGCAGGTGGCAAGGACGCTGCCTGCTATGCCCTCGCCGGGGACCATGCGCACGCGCTTCAGGGTGTCGGTTTCGTCGCCCAACGCGACCTCGAAGTACAGCTGCTTGCGGCGAGACTCCAGCAGCAGCAGGCTTGCGCGCTCGGCACCCACCAGCCGCGTCGATGCTTCGACCGCGCTGCGACGGATCTCGCGCGGGTCCAGCGTGGAGTTCACCAGTGCGGCAAGCTCGACGAGTTCGCGCAGCTGCGTGTCGAGCCGTTCCTCGGGCGTCACTGGTCCCACCCCCTCGGCCGCATGCGGGTGAACGGTCGCGTGAGGCGGCCCAGGGTCGCCAGCAGGCGGGTGAGCACGGAGAGCCCGAAGAGCAGCATGCCCAGCCCGAGGTAGTTCGTTCCGCCCCGCGCGCCGGCCAGCTCTGACAGGTCGACGAGGATCTCGTCGCCGGCCGCAAGCGTGATGGTGGCTCCGGTCGAGCCGATGGCAACCTTCTTGACCTGGCCCGTCATCGACGGGACGCCTTTGTCGAGCGTCCGTTCCAGCACGGGCGCGAGGGGTGACCCGGAGGGCGCCTCCTCAGCCAGGGCCACTGACGGCGCCACCAGCACGAGGGCCAGGGCCAGTGTGATCGTGGCGAATCTGCGGCGAGGAGAGCTCATCGGGACCGTGCTCGCTTTCGGTGGCGCGATAGGGCGTGTCCTCAGCTCTATCGGCACTCAGGGACTCACCATTGACTCGCCGGTGATATTCGTCACATATCGTCTGCTGGGGACGCCGGACCCTATTCAGACACGCATCCATGCTATCCTTCACGCGTCCACACCCCTTCCCAGCCGCTGCGAGGACCCGCTTCATGTGTCCCGATCCGTCCGACGAACGACTGCTCGCAGACCCGCCGGAGCATCCCGAAGAAGCCTGCGGCGTATTCGGCGTGTTCGCTCCCGACGAGGATGTCGCGCGCCTGACCTACTTCGGTCTGCACGCCCTGCAGCACCGCGGTCAGGAGAGCGCCGGAATCGCCGTGGGCGACCATGAGACCGTCACCGTCACCAAGAACCACGGGCTTGTCTCCCGGGTCTTCAAGGAGAGCGATCTCGACTCCCTGACCGGCGACGTCGCCATCGGGCACACGCGCTACTCGACGACCGGCTCCTCGTTGAGCTGGGAGAACGCTCAGCCGCATCTGTCGACCATCGGGCGGCAGGTCATCGCGCTGGCCCACAACGGCAACCTCGTGAACACCCGCGTACTGCGAGACGAGTTGCACGGGCGCGGGATCCGCTTCCGCTCGACCACCGACTCCGAAGTCATCGCGACGCTCATCGGGACGTTCACTCAGCAGTACCACCACATCCGAGACGGTATCCGCGAGACGATGAAGCTGATCAGCGGAGCCTATGCGGTCGTTCTGGTCACCGAGGAAGCGCTCTACGCGTTTCGGGACCCGCATGGCGTGCGGCCGCTTGTGCTCGGTGCGCTGCCGGATGACGCCGGCTGGGTCGTGGCGAGCGAGACGTGCGCGCTCGACATCGTCGGCGCGCGGTTCGTCCGTGACGTCGCACCCGGGGAGTCGATCAAGATCTCGGCGAACGGGGTGGAGGCGCAGCAGGCCGTGGTGCCGGAGCAGCCGTCGCTGTGCATCTTCGAGTTCGTCTACTTCGCCAGGCCCGACTCAGAGATGTATGACTGCTCGCTCTACGAAGCACGCCACCGCATGGGTGAGGCGCTTTCTCAGGAGGCCGCCGTCGAAGCCGATCTGGTCATCGGCGTGCCCGACTCGGGTGTACCTGCCGCGGTGGGATACGCCCAGGGTAGCGGCATTCCCTTCGGCGAGGGGCTCGCCAAGAACCGCTACGTCGGGCGCACCTTCATCTCGCCGTCTCAGATGCTTCGGCAGCAGGGGATACGCCTGAAGCTCAATCCGCTCAAGCACGCGATCAAGGGCAAGCGTCTCATCGTGGTCGATGACTCCATCGTGCGCGGCAACACGACCCAGAAGCTCGTCGCACTGCTGCGCGAGGCCGGCGCCACCGAGGTTCACATGCGGATCACCTCGCCGCCGGTGGTGTGGCCGTGCTTCTACGGCATCGATACCGACACGCAGGAGCAGCTCATCGGTTGCTCGCACACGGTGGAGCAGATTCGCGAGCACATCGGTGCGGACTCGCTCGCATACCTGTCGCTTGATGGTCTCGTCTCGGCTACCGGGCAACCCAAGGACCGCTTCTGCCTCGCGTGCTTCGACGGCAAGTACCCGATTGAGATTCCGGTCAGCGTGCGCGATGGCAAACTCGCGCTAGAGAGCTGCGGGTAGTGCGCAAGGCGCCCTACGTTTGGTTCTCGCTCGCGGTGCTTGCGCTGATGATAGGCAAGGTGCTGCTGGCTCGGTGGATGACGCTCGGGCACGTTGGGGGCACCGGAGTCGCAGGCGACCTGCTTCTGCTGCTCGCCGCGGTGGCACTCGCATCTGCGCTGCCGCCGCGGGCGTCGCGCTGGACGCTCCTGCTCATCGACGCGGTGGTCTCGTTCCTTCTGTTCGCGACGGTCATCTACACCCGGTACTTCGACCAGGTTCCCAGTCTGCTGATATTCACCGTTGTGGGTCAGCTCGGCGATGCGGCCGACAGCACGGGTGAGATGCTGCGTCTGAGTGACCTCTTGTTCGTCATCGACCTCCCGGTCATCGCCGCCTTCGCTGCGCGCAGGTCCCTGCCGGATGTCTCGGCGAGAGTACGACGCGCAGCCGCCATCCTCGGAGTCGTGGCGTTGGCCGGCACGATCGCCGTCGCCACGCTGGCATCGCGACTGCCGCAGCCCGTTGATGGCCGGGCCGTGGCGTATCGGTGGGGCGTGCTGATGTACGAGGTCTCGACCCTGATACCTCAGCCCGCGGCCTCGGCGCAGTACGCTGCCGTCGGCGGCAGCAGTGACCTCCAGCGCAGGATCGATGAGCTGTCTCGTCGCCAGTGGCTGGGGCGCGTTCCCGGGGCGCCTGAGCGGGGCTCGTTTGCCGGGGTCAACGTCATCGTCGTGCAGGTGGAAGCGCTGCAGACGGGCCTGCTCGGCGCGCGCGTGAACGGTCAGCCGGTCATGCCGAATCTGGAGCGCTTCGCGGCTCGCAGCTGGTACTTCCCCAACACCATCGCCCAGATCGGCAAGGCCAACACGGCTGATGCCGAGTTCGTTGCCAACACCTCGCTCTACCCGGCCATCGAGTCGCCGACGCCGGTCGCATACGGCGAGAAGGAGATACCGTCGCTGCCGCGCCTGCTCGCGGCCCGCGGTTATGACACGTTCACGATGCACACGAACGATGTCCGATTCTGGAATCGCATCCAGCTGTACCCGGCACTCGGGTTCGACCGCTACTACGACGATGACTTCTTCGGTCGCGCGGACGTGACCGGCTACGGCGCGAGCGACCGCGTGCTGTTTGACAAGGCGCTCCCTGAACTTGAGCGGGCGGCTGCGGCGGGTCCGTTCTACGCGCAGCTGGTGACCCTTTCGGGCCACCATCCCTTCGAAGGGGTCGCCGAGCGCAGTACGTTGCGGTTGCCGGCTGATGTGGCCGAGACCGAGACGGGTCGCTACCTGAAGGCTCAGTCGTACGTGGACGATGAGATAGGTCGCTTCTTCGTGGGGCTCGAGCGCGCCGGCCTGCTCGAGAACTCGATCGTTGTGGTGTACGGGGACCACTGGGGCATGAAGCTGCCCGCTGCCTCTGAAGTGGAGCGACACCTGCGCGAATCGCTCTACGGCCGCCCGTACAACCGCGCGGACTTCTACAGCGTGCCACTGCTGGTGCACGTTCCCGGACAGACGCGCGGTCGAGTGGAGAACACCGCGCTGGGCTTCGTCGACATCATGCCGACGGTCGCCGATCTGGTCGACCTCGACCTTGGTTCGGTCATCCATTTCGGGCGCAGCGCCTTTGAGCGCACGCCCACGCTGCTCACGAAGGGCGGGGCGATCGACCTGTACGCCGACGACGACATCATCTATATGGCCGGGCTGACCGACAGCGAGAACCTCGCGTTCTCGACGCGCACGAAGGAGCCCACGACACCCGTCGAGCCGGACGACATGGCGAACGTGGCGAAGCTGTTCGTGCTGTCCGCACTGTACGTTGACTCGCTCCCTGCGCGTGCCGGAGCTACCGAGAGCGGTGGGTTCGTGCCCACACGGCCCACGGTCCCGTCGCCGTAGCCGCCGGACCGCATACGCCGTCCGACTGATAGAATCGCCTCGCGACGCGACCGACGGGTGTCGCGCAACCTCGACCGGGAGCCCTTCATGAGCGACGAGCCTCGCCAGCCCATCACGTACCGGGAAGCAGGCGTCGATACCGCCGAGGGCGCACGCGCCGTCGATCGGATACGTGAGAGCGTCCGGAGCACCTATCGCCCCGAGGTCATCGGGGACATCGGTGGCTTCGGCGGCATGTTCTCGGCCGCGGCTCTCAAGGGGATGGACGACCCGGTGCTCGTCTCGGGTACCGATGGTGTGGGCACGAAGCTGGTGCTGGCACAGCTGCTGGGGAAGCACGAAACCGTCGGCATCGACCTGGTGGCGATGTGCGTGAACGACATCCTCGTGATGGGTGCCGAGCCGCTCTTCTTCTTGGATTACATCGCTATCGGCCGGCTGGACTCGCAGCTTGTGGAGTCCGTCGTGGCGGGCATCGCCGAGGGTTGCCGACAGGCTGGCTGTGCGCTGGTCGGTGGCGAGATGGCCGAGCATCCCGACGTTATGGAGCCCGGCGACTACGACCTATCGGGCTTCTGCGTGGGCGTGGTCGACCGACCGAAGGCCATCGACGGCACGACGGTCGCGCCGGGAGACGTGATACTCGGGCTCGCGTCAAGCGGCCTGCACAGCAACGGCTTCTCGCTCGTGCGGCGTGCGCTTGTCACCGGACGGGAGGCGGAGCTCTTGGTCACGCGCGTGGACCTGGGCGGCAGGACTCTCGGCGAGGCGTTGCTCGACCCGACCCGCATCTACGTGCGGTCGGTGCTCGATCTGCTCGCCTCCGGTACGCGGGTCAAGGCGATGGCTCACATCACCGGCGGCGGCATCACCGAGAATCTGGACCGCTGTCTGCCACAGGGCGTCGATGCACTCGTGCACCGCGGGTCGTGGCGCGTGCCCCGCGTTATCGAGACGGTCGTCGAGGCCGCGGGACTGCCCGAGGATGAGGCGTACCGGACCTTCAACATGGGCATCGGTTTTGCGCTCGTTGTGGATTCCAAGGATGCTGCTGACATCGCGGTGGCGCTGCGCGCAGCCGGCGAGACGGTCTACGAGATCGGCGAGATCGTCGCGGGCGAGGGGCGCGTGAGGTACCGGTGAGCCAACTGCGACTCGGCGTCCTGATTTCGGGTTCCGGCTCCAACCTCCAGGCGATCATCGATGCAAGCGAGGCCGGCGAGCTGAATGCGGCTGTCGCGGTAGTGATCTCCAGCAGGGAGGACGCGTACGGTCTGGAGCGCGCGCGCCGGCACGGCATCGAGGTGGTTTGGGTGGACCGCAGCGCGTGTCCCGACGCATCCGGCTTCAACGCAGCCATCCGAGACGAACTCAAGGCCCGCGGTGTGGACCTGGTCGTGATGGCGGGTTACATGCGGCTGCTGGGGGTCGAGGTGCTCGATGCCTATCCTCTGCGGGTGGTGAATCTACACCCCGCACTCCTCCCGAGCTTCCCGGGCGCCCACGGCATCAGCGACGCGTTTGAGCACGGCGTCAAAGTCACCGGTGTCACGGTGCACTTCGCCGATGAGGTCTTCGATCGAGGGCCGATCATCGCCCAGGAGGCCGTAGCCATCGCTGAAGACGATACGGTCGAGTCACTCGAGGCCAAGATCCACGAGGTCGAGCACCGCTTGTATCCGGCAGCCCTGCAACTCATCGCGCAGGGTCGCGTGCGGGTTGAAGGACGCAAGGTCCACATCGATCCACCGATGCCGGAGGCGTGAGGTGGACATCCTCACCGCGATAGGACTGGCCCTGCCCGCCGGGCTGAACGCCTACATCCCGCTCCTGGGTCTGGCTCTGGCACAGCGCTTCGGGGTCCTCTCGCTTGCGCAGCCGTGGGACACCCTCGGCCAGTGGTGGGTGATCGCACTCGTCTCGGTGCTGCTCCTGGTCGAGGTGTTCGCCGACAAGATTCCGGCCGTCGATCATGTGAACGATGCGATCCAGACGGTCGTTCGGCCTGCGGCCGGCGCGGTGGTCGCGGTTGCGGCGAGCGGGCAGGCTGGCGAGAACTACCCCATCGTCATGGTGGCGCTCGGGGTCATCCTTGCTGGCGGAGTACATGTGGCCAAGGCCAGTGCCCGCCCGATCATCAACGCCACGACGGGAGGGACCGGGGCGCCGGCGGCAAGCACCGTCGAAGATGTCGTCTCGGTCGTCTCGACAGCGCTCGCCATCTTCATCCCGATCCTGGTGCTGGGCGTCATGGGCTTCTTCGCCTGGCTTGCGTGGCGATTCACCCGTGGCCGTACGCGCGGGCGTACGCGGCTTCCCGACGCATAGACACCCTGATATATTCACAACCTGCGCCGCAATCATGCGGGGTAGTCTCATCCAACAAGGGGAAGGAGCTCGCATGTCGATTTCGACTCGCACAGCTCTCGCACTGGCGCTTGCCGCCGTGCTCGCATTCGGGGTTATCGGCTGTGCTGCGCCGCAGGAGCCCGCAACGGGCGAGGATCCGGCTGCCGAGGCCACGACCGTCAAGATCGGTTTCGCTGCTCCGTTGACCGGCGACAACGCGGTCTACGGACAGGGCATGCAGCGCGCTGTGCAGCTGGCCATCGATGAGGCCAATGCGTCCGAAGAAGCCAAGGCCAAGGGCATGACGTTTGAGATTCGCGCGGGGGACGACGCGGGCGATCCGAAGCAGGCGGTCAACGTGGCCAACGCACTCGCCGGCGACGATAGCGTCATCGGCGTGGTCGGACACTTCAACTCCGGCTGCTCGATTCCGGCAGCGCCGGTCTACGAGGCTGTGAAGCTTGCCATGGTCACGGTGTCCTCGAACCCGCAGCTGACCGCCACCGGGCTCACCAACGTGAACCGCATCGTGGCCAAGGACGACGCCCAGGGTGGGTTCGCCGCCACGCTCGCGAATGAGCTCGGCTTCAAGACGGTCGCCGTCATCGACGACGCGACCCCGTACGGCCAGGGTCTGGCGGGCGAGTTCGAGAAGGCCTTCAGGGGGGCTGGCGGTGAGGTCGTGGCGACCGAGCGCATCCAGCCCAAGGAGGTCGACTTCTCGGCCCTGGTGACCAAGATCAAGGGCCTTGCCCCTGACGCCGTCTACTACGCCGGTGCGCACACCGAAGGCGCTCTCATCACCAAGCAGATGAAGGAGGCCGGGCTTAACGTACCGGTCATGGGCGGCGACATGCTCTTCACGCCCGAGTACATCAAGATCGCCGGCGCGAAGAACGCTGAGGGCGACATCGCCACCGCGCTTGGACTGCCGCTGGAGCAGCAGCCGAAGGGCGCCGAGTTCCTGGCCAAGTACGAGGAGAAGTTCGGCGCGGCACCGGAGGCCTACGACTCCTACGCCTACGACGCTGCGCGCATCATCATCAACGCCGCATTGGCCACTGATGCGAACCGGTTCAACACGCTTGATGCGATTCGCACGGGAACCCTCGCGGATGGCGTCACCGGTGTGGTTGAGTTCGATTCCAACGGCGACAACAAGCAGCAGATCATCTCGGCGTACCGCGTCGAGGGCGGGGAGTGGAAGCAGATTCTGAAGTAGCACCACCACGCGCACCAGGTTCATGAGCCCGGCCCCGTTCGCCCAGCGCGAGCGGGGCCGGTTTGTGCCACAGCTCGAGTATGCGAGTAACAGTCGGCGCGCGCTGCGGACGTCACGCTACAATGTCGGCACTTCTCGCCCGTGTCGTCGCTTCCAGGGGGTCGTCTTCATGTCTGAATCCGTCATCCGCCGCGCACTCGTCTCGGTGACCGACAAGTCCGGCGTCGTCGAGTTCTGTCGAACGCTGTCCACCGAGTTCGGCGTCGAGATCGTCTCGACCGGCGGCACCGCCAAGGCCCTCGCGGAAGCCGGCGTGCCCGTTCGCCCCATCGATGACCTCACCGGCTTTCCGGAGATGATGGACGGCCGCGTCAAGACGTTGCACCCGCGGGTGCACGGTGGCCTGCTCGCCCGGCGCGACGTGCCGGCCCACATGGCCGCCGCCGACGAGCACGGCATCGGCATGATCGACCTCGTGTGCGTGAATCTGTACGCCTTCGAGGCCACCATCGCCAAGCCCGGAGTCACCGAGGAAGACGCCATCGAGAACATCGACATCGGCGGCCCCTCGATGCTGCGCAGCGCGGCGAAGAACTTCGCGTCCGTCACGGTCGTGACCGACCCCGGATGCTATGAGAGCGTGCTGGCGGAGATGCGCGCCAACGGCGGTGCGACGACGCTTGAGACGCGGCGTGCGTTCGCCACCGAGGTGTTCCGCACCACGAGCGCCTACGACTCCGCTATCTGGATGTACCTATCGGACTACCGCGCCACCGAGTTCCCGCACGAGGTGCGATTCCGCCTCGAGAAGGTCCAGGACCTTCGCTATGGCGAGAACCCGCACCAGGACGCGGCGTTCTACCGCTTCATGGACGCCAGACCGCATACGCTTGCGCACGCCGAGCAGCTACAGGGCAAGGAGCTCAGCTACAACAACATCCTCGATACCGACGCGTGCTGGACCGCTGTGCGCGAGTTCTCCCAGCAGCCCGCGGTGGTCATCGTCAAGCATACGAATCCGTGTGGTACCGCGATCGGCGAGGACATCGTAGCGGCGTATCAGCGCGCACACGACGCCGACCCGATCAGCGCGTTCGGCGGCGTGATGGCATTCAACCGCACCGTGCCCGCGGCCCTCATCGAGGCGATCTATGCGAACGGCCAGTTCGTGGAGGTCATGATCGCTCCCGACTTCGAGGACAGCGCGCTCGAGCTGCTCGCCCAGAAGCCGAACATCCGCGTGCTCAAGACGGGCGGAGTGCGCGCCGTCGGCGGTCACTACGAGAGCCGCGCTGTCGAGGGTGGCATGCTCGTGCAGGAGAGCGACACGGTCGTGGAGGATCCGGCGACGTTCACCGTCCCCACGAAGCGTCAGCCGACGCCCGAGGAGATGGAGCAGCTCCTGTTCGCGTGGCGCGTGTGCAAGAGCGTGAAGAGCAACGCGATCCTGCTGGCCAAGGACTTCGTGAGCGTCGGCGTGGGCGCGGGGCAGATGAACCGCGTGAACTCCGCGCGCATCGCGTGCGAGGCGGCCGGCGAGAAGGCCGTCGGGGCGGTAGCCGCGAGCGACGCGTTCATGCCGTTCCCGGACTCGCTCGAGGTCTGCGCGGCAGCCGGCGTGACCGCTGTCATCCAGCCAGGTGGCTCGGTACGGGACGCCGAGGTCGTCGCGAAGGCCGACGAGCTGGGCGTGGCGCTGGTCTTCACCGGGCACCGCCACTTCAGGCACTAGCGGACTGCCCGGTGCTGTGACCGAGCCCCATCTCACGCTGGCGCCCGCGTCTAAGCGCGGGTGGTTCGGGGACCACCGGCGGGGAACGCTCGGTTAATCCTGTATTATGTACGGGCAGGGAGAGCCCGGTGTGGGGTTCGGGGGGTGACGTGAGTCTTCGTACGAGGA
This portion of the Coriobacteriia bacterium genome encodes:
- a CDS encoding DUF4126 domain-containing protein, whose protein sequence is MDILTAIGLALPAGLNAYIPLLGLALAQRFGVLSLAQPWDTLGQWWVIALVSVLLLVEVFADKIPAVDHVNDAIQTVVRPAAGAVVAVAASGQAGENYPIVMVALGVILAGGVHVAKASARPIINATTGGTGAPAASTVEDVVSVVSTALAIFIPILVLGVMGFFAWLAWRFTRGRTRGRTRLPDA
- the purF gene encoding amidophosphoribosyltransferase gives rise to the protein MCPDPSDERLLADPPEHPEEACGVFGVFAPDEDVARLTYFGLHALQHRGQESAGIAVGDHETVTVTKNHGLVSRVFKESDLDSLTGDVAIGHTRYSTTGSSLSWENAQPHLSTIGRQVIALAHNGNLVNTRVLRDELHGRGIRFRSTTDSEVIATLIGTFTQQYHHIRDGIRETMKLISGAYAVVLVTEEALYAFRDPHGVRPLVLGALPDDAGWVVASETCALDIVGARFVRDVAPGESIKISANGVEAQQAVVPEQPSLCIFEFVYFARPDSEMYDCSLYEARHRMGEALSQEAAVEADLVIGVPDSGVPAAVGYAQGSGIPFGEGLAKNRYVGRTFISPSQMLRQQGIRLKLNPLKHAIKGKRLIVVDDSIVRGNTTQKLVALLREAGATEVHMRITSPPVVWPCFYGIDTDTQEQLIGCSHTVEQIREHIGADSLAYLSLDGLVSATGQPKDRFCLACFDGKYPIEIPVSVRDGKLALESCG
- the purH gene encoding bifunctional phosphoribosylaminoimidazolecarboxamide formyltransferase/IMP cyclohydrolase; protein product: MSESVIRRALVSVTDKSGVVEFCRTLSTEFGVEIVSTGGTAKALAEAGVPVRPIDDLTGFPEMMDGRVKTLHPRVHGGLLARRDVPAHMAAADEHGIGMIDLVCVNLYAFEATIAKPGVTEEDAIENIDIGGPSMLRSAAKNFASVTVVTDPGCYESVLAEMRANGGATTLETRRAFATEVFRTTSAYDSAIWMYLSDYRATEFPHEVRFRLEKVQDLRYGENPHQDAAFYRFMDARPHTLAHAEQLQGKELSYNNILDTDACWTAVREFSQQPAVVIVKHTNPCGTAIGEDIVAAYQRAHDADPISAFGGVMAFNRTVPAALIEAIYANGQFVEVMIAPDFEDSALELLAQKPNIRVLKTGGVRAVGGHYESRAVEGGMLVQESDTVVEDPATFTVPTKRQPTPEEMEQLLFAWRVCKSVKSNAILLAKDFVSVGVGAGQMNRVNSARIACEAAGEKAVGAVAASDAFMPFPDSLEVCAAAGVTAVIQPGGSVRDAEVVAKADELGVALVFTGHRHFRH
- the purM gene encoding phosphoribosylformylglycinamidine cyclo-ligase, with protein sequence MSDEPRQPITYREAGVDTAEGARAVDRIRESVRSTYRPEVIGDIGGFGGMFSAAALKGMDDPVLVSGTDGVGTKLVLAQLLGKHETVGIDLVAMCVNDILVMGAEPLFFLDYIAIGRLDSQLVESVVAGIAEGCRQAGCALVGGEMAEHPDVMEPGDYDLSGFCVGVVDRPKAIDGTTVAPGDVILGLASSGLHSNGFSLVRRALVTGREAELLVTRVDLGGRTLGEALLDPTRIYVRSVLDLLASGTRVKAMAHITGGGITENLDRCLPQGVDALVHRGSWRVPRVIETVVEAAGLPEDEAYRTFNMGIGFALVVDSKDAADIAVALRAAGETVYEIGEIVAGEGRVRYR
- a CDS encoding branched-chain amino acid ABC transporter substrate-binding protein; this translates as MSISTRTALALALAAVLAFGVIGCAAPQEPATGEDPAAEATTVKIGFAAPLTGDNAVYGQGMQRAVQLAIDEANASEEAKAKGMTFEIRAGDDAGDPKQAVNVANALAGDDSVIGVVGHFNSGCSIPAAPVYEAVKLAMVTVSSNPQLTATGLTNVNRIVAKDDAQGGFAATLANELGFKTVAVIDDATPYGQGLAGEFEKAFRGAGGEVVATERIQPKEVDFSALVTKIKGLAPDAVYYAGAHTEGALITKQMKEAGLNVPVMGGDMLFTPEYIKIAGAKNAEGDIATALGLPLEQQPKGAEFLAKYEEKFGAAPEAYDSYAYDAARIIINAALATDANRFNTLDAIRTGTLADGVTGVVEFDSNGDNKQQIISAYRVEGGEWKQILK
- the purN gene encoding phosphoribosylglycinamide formyltransferase, producing MSQLRLGVLISGSGSNLQAIIDASEAGELNAAVAVVISSREDAYGLERARRHGIEVVWVDRSACPDASGFNAAIRDELKARGVDLVVMAGYMRLLGVEVLDAYPLRVVNLHPALLPSFPGAHGISDAFEHGVKVTGVTVHFADEVFDRGPIIAQEAVAIAEDDTVESLEAKIHEVEHRLYPAALQLIAQGRVRVEGRKVHIDPPMPEA
- a CDS encoding GAF domain-containing protein; translation: MTPEERLDTQLRELVELAALVNSTLDPREIRRSAVEASTRLVGAERASLLLLESRRKQLYFEVALGDETDTLKRVRMVPGEGIAGSVLATCTPEIIADVQADARHLGLADTDTGYVTRTMLAIPLSCHGEPVGVLEIINKRGGHFTAADLELGVALGNHIAVAVENARLYERLRKGYLEAWVYAALLAALLVGLGGWLLAVTS
- a CDS encoding LTA synthase family protein, with product MRKAPYVWFSLAVLALMIGKVLLARWMTLGHVGGTGVAGDLLLLLAAVALASALPPRASRWTLLLIDAVVSFLLFATVIYTRYFDQVPSLLIFTVVGQLGDAADSTGEMLRLSDLLFVIDLPVIAAFAARRSLPDVSARVRRAAAILGVVALAGTIAVATLASRLPQPVDGRAVAYRWGVLMYEVSTLIPQPAASAQYAAVGGSSDLQRRIDELSRRQWLGRVPGAPERGSFAGVNVIVVQVEALQTGLLGARVNGQPVMPNLERFAARSWYFPNTIAQIGKANTADAEFVANTSLYPAIESPTPVAYGEKEIPSLPRLLAARGYDTFTMHTNDVRFWNRIQLYPALGFDRYYDDDFFGRADVTGYGASDRVLFDKALPELERAAAAGPFYAQLVTLSGHHPFEGVAERSTLRLPADVAETETGRYLKAQSYVDDEIGRFFVGLERAGLLENSIVVVYGDHWGMKLPAASEVERHLRESLYGRPYNRADFYSVPLLVHVPGQTRGRVENTALGFVDIMPTVADLVDLDLGSVIHFGRSAFERTPTLLTKGGAIDLYADDDIIYMAGLTDSENLAFSTRTKEPTTPVEPDDMANVAKLFVLSALYVDSLPARAGATESGGFVPTRPTVPSP